In one window of Fibrobacter sp. DNA:
- a CDS encoding oligosaccharide repeat unit polymerase, with amino-acid sequence MISLACVIGILLFLFLDFKIVRNLASPLVLAGGIWLMQYIFVLIFMPLSFSDDWRMGLFFICFVSFFVGFKFFTYNRFSTSFWRCQKYAWNPIIRIPLIISMYVFSAITIAKCWSELNVRSASIWQTMIYCMNENDLFESGISVIFLNLIPIIFMVSVGIFTYNPSSENRNNILFMLPPTMSILLFSSRGGWFLLLIALVYIYVFVKEVSNKKILVFSTVMLVLMFFIWGYSSLDKFATTYAHLSDFEKLQYLFSSYFINPTLNFLYLFDNIQEFGYGKYTFRFICAVLSSLFPDVEVVETISPFLYLNGAKSNVYTAVGWVFRDFGMMWVYFVFFVMGIFYGFMYKKVVETKEIFFVVLLSVMMTPIAYFFFDDIFFSRFSLWLQRFIFVLALTSPVLLVKER; translated from the coding sequence ATGATTTCTTTAGCCTGCGTAATAGGAATTTTGTTGTTCCTTTTTTTGGATTTCAAAATAGTCAGAAATCTTGCTAGTCCATTAGTATTGGCTGGTGGTATTTGGCTTATGCAGTACATTTTTGTTTTGATTTTTATGCCGTTGTCTTTTTCTGATGATTGGCGAATGGGTTTGTTTTTCATATGTTTCGTTTCTTTTTTCGTTGGGTTTAAATTTTTTACATATAATCGTTTTTCTACAAGTTTTTGGAGATGTCAGAAATATGCGTGGAATCCAATTATAAGGATTCCGCTAATTATTTCAATGTATGTGTTTTCTGCAATAACTATTGCCAAATGTTGGAGCGAATTAAATGTGCGTTCCGCCTCAATTTGGCAGACTATGATTTATTGCATGAATGAAAATGACTTGTTTGAAAGTGGAATTTCCGTGATTTTTTTGAACCTGATTCCCATAATTTTTATGGTATCTGTTGGAATTTTTACCTATAATCCCTCTTCTGAAAATCGCAACAATATTTTATTTATGTTGCCGCCGACCATGTCGATTTTATTATTCTCTTCTAGAGGTGGGTGGTTTTTACTGTTAATAGCATTGGTTTACATCTATGTATTTGTAAAAGAAGTGTCTAATAAGAAAATACTAGTATTTTCAACGGTGATGTTGGTTTTGATGTTTTTTATATGGGGATATTCATCGCTTGATAAGTTTGCAACAACGTATGCTCATTTGAGTGATTTTGAAAAACTTCAATATCTTTTTTCTAGTTATTTCATCAATCCAACTTTGAATTTCTTGTATTTGTTTGATAATATTCAAGAATTTGGTTATGGAAAGTACACATTTAGATTTATTTGCGCGGTGTTGTCTTCGCTGTTTCCTGATGTTGAAGTTGTTGAAACGATTTCTCCGTTTCTGTATTTGAATGGTGCTAAATCGAATGTGTATACTGCGGTTGGTTGGGTTTTTCGAGATTTTGGCATGATGTGGGTGTATTTTGTATTTTTTGTTATGGGTATATTTTATGGGTTTATGTACAAAAAGGTTGTAGAAACAAAAGAAATTTTTTTTGTTGTTCTGCTTTCGGTTATGATGACTCCCATTGCTTATTTCTTTTTTGATGATATTTTCTTTTCTCGTTTTTCATTATGGCTTCAACGTTTTATTTTCGTACTTGCTTTAACTAGTCCTGTGTTGTTAGTAAAAGAGAGATAG
- a CDS encoding DegT/DnrJ/EryC1/StrS family aminotransferase has product MQRFEKKVWLSSPTMHGDEIKFVQEAYETNWMSTVGANINETERLVAEKVGCKYAVALSAGTAALHLCAKLAGEALYGMPKVGEGSLKGRKVFCSDMTFDATVNPIAYENGEAVFIDTERDTWNMDPVALEKAFEIYPEVRLVVLVHLYGTPAKVDEIREICRRHNALIIEDAAESFGASYKGRQTGTFGDFNAISFNGNKIITGSAGGMFLTDSKDDAEKVRKWSTQSREAANWYQHEEVGFNYRMSNVIAGVVRGQMPYLEEHISQKKAIYMRYKEGFKGLPVQMNPYDEKNSEPNFWLSCMIIDKEAMCKQVRGETDALYIHEKGKSCPTEILEKIAAMNAEGRPVWKPMHMQPIYRSHAFITAQGNGRARTNAYIDGSVEDVGADIFARGLCLPSDNKMTPEQQDAIIAIIRDCFEQIKIWLIKKGS; this is encoded by the coding sequence ATGCAACGTTTTGAGAAAAAAGTTTGGTTGTCTAGTCCCACCATGCATGGTGATGAAATTAAGTTCGTTCAGGAAGCTTATGAAACTAACTGGATGAGTACCGTTGGCGCAAACATCAATGAAACGGAACGTCTTGTTGCTGAAAAGGTTGGCTGCAAATATGCTGTTGCCTTAAGTGCTGGCACAGCTGCTCTTCATCTTTGTGCAAAGCTGGCCGGCGAGGCCCTTTACGGAATGCCCAAGGTGGGCGAGGGTAGCCTCAAGGGGCGCAAGGTTTTTTGCAGCGACATGACTTTTGATGCTACGGTGAATCCCATCGCCTATGAGAATGGCGAGGCTGTTTTCATCGATACGGAGCGTGATACTTGGAACATGGACCCCGTTGCGCTCGAAAAAGCTTTTGAAATCTATCCTGAGGTCCGTTTAGTTGTCTTGGTCCATTTGTATGGAACTCCTGCCAAGGTAGATGAAATTCGCGAGATTTGCCGTCGCCATAATGCGCTAATTATTGAAGATGCTGCAGAAAGCTTTGGCGCTTCCTATAAGGGTAGGCAGACTGGAACCTTTGGCGATTTCAATGCCATTAGCTTTAATGGCAACAAGATCATTACAGGAAGTGCTGGCGGCATGTTCCTTACCGATTCGAAGGATGATGCTGAAAAGGTTCGTAAATGGAGTACCCAGAGTCGCGAAGCCGCCAACTGGTATCAACATGAAGAAGTTGGCTTCAACTATCGCATGAGCAACGTGATTGCTGGCGTTGTTCGTGGCCAGATGCCTTATCTCGAAGAGCATATTTCTCAGAAGAAGGCTATTTACATGCGATACAAGGAAGGCTTCAAGGGACTTCCTGTTCAGATGAATCCTTATGATGAAAAGAATAGTGAACCGAACTTCTGGCTCAGCTGTATGATTATTGACAAGGAAGCCATGTGCAAGCAGGTCCGTGGTGAAACGGATGCCTTGTATATTCACGAGAAAGGCAAGAGTTGTCCTACAGAAATCTTGGAAAAGATTGCTGCAATGAATGCAGAAGGTCGCCCAGTGTGGAAACCTATGCATATGCAGCCTATCTATCGCAGTCATGCGTTCATTACTGCACAGGGAAATGGCCGTGCTCGTACCAATGCCTACATCGATGGATCTGTTGAAGATGTTGGCGCTGATATCTTTGCTCGTGGACTTTGCCTCCCTAGTGACAACAAGATGACCCCGGAACAGCAGGATGCGATCATCGCGATTATTCGTGATTGCTTTGAGCAAATCAAAATTTGGCTGATAAAAAAGGGAAGTTGA
- a CDS encoding ABC transporter ATP-binding protein/permease, with amino-acid sequence MKYVAWLWRNTAGARASIALRVLVGIAQVALGLSVVWLSKEFIDVTIHTGSSEDIVKNIALLVLAVVGGVIFRQAGFYLIVSASVRKTNELRLEIYRKLFKTNLYGDERLHSGDVTSRLFKDIETVSDVATSDIPQMMVTMIQLVGAFLMMRWFDPRLAWLLLLLSPAVMVLGKLIAHRLKNMTLQIRKDESRVQVHVQESVEHNEVLRSLDSESWMSGTLNSLQRGLQGNVLRRARFTTLTRFLLGSVFGLGYILAFIWGGLGLRSGAITFGVMTSFLQLVGQIQQPIFSMLNMAPDFIHATASIDRLEELGAQSQSALHPEQSQLAQPGLVRFSDVTFKYPHSDRKILENFSHEFKPGSKTAIMGETGIGKTTLFRLILGFAQPESGNVVADKLNLVLVPQGNSLMSGTIRSNLLIAKPEATDAELERAIHTACADFVMDLPQGLDTELGERGLGLSEGQAQRIAIARGLLREGSVMLLDEISSALDESTEAELYRRLFAEFPHKTFILITHRSVVGEQCDERLILA; translated from the coding sequence ATGAAGTACGTAGCCTGGCTTTGGCGCAACACGGCAGGTGCGCGGGCAAGCATTGCCTTGCGCGTCCTGGTGGGCATAGCCCAGGTAGCCCTTGGGCTGTCCGTGGTGTGGCTAAGCAAGGAATTCATCGACGTTACCATACATACCGGATCCAGCGAAGATATCGTTAAGAATATTGCACTGCTTGTGCTTGCTGTTGTTGGCGGCGTAATCTTTAGACAGGCGGGCTTTTACCTTATTGTGTCGGCCTCTGTCCGCAAGACCAACGAGCTTCGCCTGGAAATCTACAGAAAACTTTTCAAGACAAACCTCTATGGCGACGAACGTCTTCATTCCGGCGACGTTACATCCAGGTTGTTCAAGGACATCGAGACTGTAAGCGATGTGGCTACCTCCGACATTCCCCAGATGATGGTAACCATGATCCAGCTGGTGGGTGCGTTCTTGATGATGCGCTGGTTCGACCCGCGCCTTGCCTGGTTGTTGCTGCTGCTTTCGCCGGCGGTAATGGTGTTGGGTAAGCTTATCGCCCACAGGCTCAAGAACATGACGCTCCAGATTCGTAAGGACGAAAGCCGCGTTCAGGTGCATGTGCAGGAGTCAGTGGAGCACAACGAGGTCCTTCGTTCCCTGGATAGTGAATCCTGGATGAGCGGCACCCTGAACAGCTTGCAGCGCGGGCTGCAGGGCAACGTTTTGCGTCGCGCCCGTTTTACGACCTTGACCCGATTCCTGCTGGGCTCCGTTTTTGGACTGGGCTACATTCTTGCCTTTATCTGGGGCGGTCTGGGCCTTAGGAGCGGGGCGATTACCTTCGGTGTTATGACCAGTTTCTTGCAGTTGGTTGGCCAGATTCAGCAGCCTATTTTCAGTATGCTGAACATGGCGCCCGACTTTATCCATGCAACCGCCAGCATCGACCGACTGGAGGAACTGGGCGCGCAGTCCCAATCCGCGCTTCACCCCGAGCAATCCCAACTCGCGCAGCCCGGGCTGGTCCGCTTTTCCGACGTTACCTTTAAGTATCCCCATTCCGATCGAAAAATCCTTGAGAATTTCTCCCACGAGTTTAAACCGGGCAGCAAGACTGCGATTATGGGGGAGACCGGCATTGGAAAGACTACTTTGTTCCGCTTGATTCTCGGCTTTGCCCAGCCTGAATCTGGCAACGTTGTTGCAGATAAATTAAATCTTGTGCTGGTTCCTCAGGGAAATTCCCTGATGAGCGGAACCATTCGCAGCAACTTGTTGATTGCAAAGCCCGAGGCAACCGATGCCGAGCTGGAACGTGCCATCCATACGGCCTGTGCAGACTTTGTGATGGATTTGCCCCAGGGCCTTGATACGGAACTGGGCGAGCGTGGCCTTGGCTTGAGCGAAGGTCAGGCCCAGAGAATCGCCATTGCCCGCGGCCTTTTGCGCGAGGGTTCCGTGATGCTCCTGGATGAAATCAGCTCCGCGCTGGACGAATCCACCGAGGCTGAACTTTACCGCCGCCTTTTTGCGGAGTTCCCCCACAAGACCTTTATCTTGATAACCCACCGTTCCGTGGTGGGTGAACAGTGTGACGAACGTCTCATTTTGGCGTGA
- a CDS encoding PqqD family protein — protein sequence MKIKSGFVLREVCGEQVIMGEGLGALDFGRLLCLNETAAWLWKAAEAAGEFTVQSLAAALCQEYNVTTEQAEADVAGIVAEWQKVNVIE from the coding sequence ATGAAAATCAAGAGCGGATTTGTATTGCGTGAAGTCTGTGGCGAACAGGTAATCATGGGCGAGGGCCTTGGGGCGCTGGACTTTGGGCGTTTGCTTTGCCTTAACGAAACGGCGGCGTGGCTTTGGAAGGCTGCCGAAGCCGCAGGCGAATTTACAGTGCAAAGTCTCGCCGCAGCGCTTTGCCAGGAATATAATGTGACTACGGAACAGGCCGAGGCCGACGTGGCGGGCATTGTTGCCGAATGGCAGAAGGTTAACGTTATCGAATGA
- a CDS encoding glycosyltransferase family 1 protein — translation MNRGGSETMIMNLYRNVDRSKIQFDFVKHTGEKCAYDDEIISLGGRIFSAPNFKIYNIFKYKKWWRNFFKDHPEYKVVHGHLFTIASVFFDVAHEFGLVCIGHSHATKSPILSLKTLLRKPFINRLSKTSDYRFACSEDAGQWIYGKSSFTVLKNAIDSQQYIYSEEKRALIRKEFSLDGEFVVGNIGRLTEQKNQSFVIDVFAKFYQKYPNSVLIIVGVGKLENFLKNKVDSLGLSGCVRFTGARSDIPSILSAMDLFIFPSLFEGLGIVAVEAQAAGLKTICSDRVPREAKVSNLIEYLSLEAPMDVWVDRMLDSCETSERMNMRDNIITEGYDIKTTSEWLQNFYLKLK, via the coding sequence TTGAATCGTGGTGGCTCTGAAACCATGATAATGAATCTATATAGGAATGTTGATAGGTCAAAGATTCAATTTGATTTTGTAAAGCATACGGGTGAAAAATGTGCTTATGACGATGAAATTATTTCATTAGGTGGTCGCATTTTTTCTGCACCAAACTTTAAAATTTATAACATTTTTAAGTATAAAAAATGGTGGAGAAATTTTTTCAAAGATCACCCTGAATACAAAGTTGTGCATGGGCATCTTTTTACAATAGCATCCGTATTCTTTGATGTTGCTCATGAATTCGGTTTGGTTTGTATTGGACATTCCCATGCGACAAAATCTCCCATTTTGTCGTTGAAAACCTTGTTGCGTAAACCGTTTATTAATCGCTTGTCAAAAACATCTGATTATCGATTTGCATGTTCTGAAGATGCCGGACAATGGATTTATGGAAAATCGTCGTTTACTGTACTGAAAAATGCCATAGATTCTCAACAATATATCTATTCGGAAGAAAAGAGAGCTTTAATTAGAAAGGAATTCTCTTTGGATGGAGAATTTGTAGTTGGAAATATAGGTCGTTTAACAGAACAAAAAAATCAATCCTTTGTTATTGATGTCTTTGCAAAATTTTACCAAAAATATCCAAATTCTGTACTAATAATTGTTGGTGTAGGAAAACTTGAAAATTTCCTAAAGAATAAGGTTGATTCTTTGGGGCTGAGTGGTTGTGTTCGTTTTACGGGGGCTCGGTCCGATATCCCAAGTATACTTTCTGCCATGGACTTGTTTATTTTCCCTTCTTTATTTGAAGGTTTGGGTATTGTTGCTGTTGAAGCTCAGGCTGCAGGATTGAAAACGATTTGCTCAGATAGGGTTCCTAGAGAGGCTAAGGTGTCAAATCTTATTGAATATCTTTCTTTAGAGGCTCCTATGGATGTTTGGGTTGATCGCATGTTGGATTCGTGTGAAACTTCAGAACGAATGAATATGCGAGACAATATAATTACTGAAGGATATGATATAAAAACGACTTCGGAATGGTTGCAAAACTTTTACCTAAAGTTGAAATGA
- a CDS encoding glycosyltransferase family 4 protein, producing the protein MKVLILANKPTGLYKFRGELLSALLASGHEVILSVPNGDFVKEMEQMGCKFIETPVSRHGVNPLTDLKLLARYRSIIRSVRPDIVFTYTIKPNVYGGYACQICGVPYVANVTGLGSAVENGGLLQKITLALYKTGLRKAQKVFFQNSENRDFMLRHNVVGPCSELIPGSGVNLKHFSPLPYPGEENVNFVFISRIMRQKGIDQYLEAAQYISKKYQNVKFHVCGYCEAEYQGKLDDLVKDGTIIYHGMVRDVREIQKLSHCTVHPTFYPEGLSNVLLESSACARPIITTDRSGCREVIDDGVNGFVVKQRDSQDLIEKIEKFLQLSWEDRKKMGEAGRLKVEKEFDRQIVVDAYLKEVGC; encoded by the coding sequence ATGAAAGTTCTTATTTTGGCAAATAAACCGACAGGATTGTATAAGTTTAGGGGCGAGTTGTTAAGCGCCTTGCTTGCTTCAGGGCACGAAGTGATCCTGTCTGTGCCAAATGGTGACTTTGTCAAAGAAATGGAACAGATGGGGTGCAAATTCATAGAAACCCCTGTTTCGAGGCATGGAGTCAATCCGTTGACTGATTTAAAATTGTTGGCTAGATATAGGTCAATTATAAGGTCTGTTAGACCGGATATTGTATTCACTTATACGATAAAGCCGAATGTCTACGGTGGATATGCTTGTCAAATCTGTGGCGTGCCTTATGTGGCCAATGTGACGGGCTTAGGTTCTGCAGTTGAAAATGGAGGCCTACTTCAGAAGATTACCCTCGCCTTGTATAAGACAGGTTTACGCAAGGCTCAAAAGGTCTTTTTTCAGAATTCCGAAAACCGTGATTTTATGCTTAGGCATAATGTCGTTGGCCCCTGTAGTGAATTGATTCCCGGCAGTGGAGTAAATCTTAAGCATTTCTCCCCACTTCCGTATCCTGGTGAAGAAAACGTCAATTTCGTCTTTATTAGCAGAATTATGCGCCAAAAGGGTATCGATCAATATTTGGAAGCGGCACAATATATTTCAAAGAAATATCAAAACGTAAAATTCCATGTTTGCGGATACTGTGAGGCTGAGTACCAGGGAAAACTGGATGATCTTGTAAAGGATGGAACTATCATCTATCATGGCATGGTCCGGGATGTTCGCGAAATTCAAAAATTGAGCCATTGCACCGTGCATCCGACTTTTTACCCGGAAGGCTTGAGTAACGTTTTGCTTGAAAGTAGTGCATGCGCAAGGCCTATTATTACCACGGATCGAAGTGGTTGCCGAGAAGTGATCGATGATGGCGTGAATGGTTTTGTTGTAAAGCAACGGGATTCTCAGGATTTGATTGAAAAAATTGAAAAGTTCCTTCAACTTTCATGGGAAGACCGCAAGAAAATGGGGGAGGCCGGTCGCCTTAAGGTTGAAAAGGAATTTGATCGCCAGATTGTTGTTGATGCGTATTTGAAGGAAGTTGGTTGTTAA
- a CDS encoding DHH family phosphoesterase — MCNFYREAIAALNWNKAIVIGHKTPDGDSVMSALAYAHLMQQLGYEATAKMAGKANNETVYAAKAFNLELPEILNNVEAQAPLILVDHSDYAQAIDGARDARILQVIDHHGIGDITESKLLYAKYMPVGSTCSIVYTSYRELNVEITPFVARILLAGILSDTLNHAKVTCTSVDRAIYNELVKILADDENVPFENELLKINGIYKEMFKAAKNFDGMTDEEIFNSDAKDYEIAGLRFRLGSLDWNDESSIDSFNQRMLSVMQEIVRRESSNAPYHMAFCRVGFKETSYILYCGSEILDKDGNQSEILGRSETCQGIAERAFGQSILPGVIFCQRRLSRKLDVVPMLTAAIEEKRS; from the coding sequence ATGTGTAATTTTTACCGCGAAGCCATTGCCGCCTTAAACTGGAACAAAGCCATCGTCATTGGGCACAAGACACCCGATGGCGATTCCGTGATGTCGGCCCTCGCCTACGCCCATCTGATGCAGCAACTGGGCTACGAAGCAACTGCCAAAATGGCAGGGAAAGCGAACAACGAGACGGTTTACGCGGCCAAGGCATTCAACCTTGAATTACCCGAAATCTTGAACAACGTTGAGGCACAGGCTCCGTTGATTCTTGTAGACCACAGTGACTACGCGCAGGCTATCGATGGCGCAAGGGACGCGAGAATCCTTCAGGTCATCGACCATCACGGCATTGGCGACATCACTGAGTCCAAGTTGCTTTACGCCAAGTACATGCCCGTGGGTTCCACCTGCAGCATCGTCTATACCAGCTATAGGGAACTGAACGTTGAGATTACGCCGTTCGTCGCCAGGATTCTACTCGCGGGCATCTTGTCCGACACGCTGAATCATGCCAAGGTCACCTGCACTTCTGTAGACCGAGCCATTTATAACGAACTTGTAAAGATCCTTGCTGACGACGAAAACGTTCCCTTCGAAAACGAGCTTTTGAAAATCAACGGCATCTATAAAGAGATGTTCAAGGCTGCCAAAAATTTTGATGGCATGACCGACGAGGAAATTTTCAATTCCGACGCCAAGGATTATGAAATTGCCGGACTGCGATTCCGCCTTGGGAGTCTGGATTGGAACGACGAATCATCCATTGACTCGTTCAACCAAAGAATGCTTTCGGTGATGCAAGAGATCGTTAGGCGCGAATCCTCGAACGCCCCCTACCACATGGCTTTCTGCCGAGTGGGATTCAAGGAAACGTCCTACATTCTATATTGCGGAAGCGAAATTCTAGACAAAGACGGGAATCAAAGCGAAATTCTGGGAAGAAGCGAAACTTGCCAAGGCATTGCCGAACGAGCATTCGGGCAATCGATTCTGCCGGGCGTTATTTTCTGCCAGCGCAGGCTTAGCCGCAAGTTGGACGTCGTGCCGATGCTTACTGCAGCCATCGAAGAAAAGCGTAGCTAG
- a CDS encoding diaminopimelate dehydrogenase, which produces MAKIAILGYGNLGRGIECAVKKTKDMELVAVFTRRDPATVKIQTPNIPVLNVSEIEKWADKIDMLVICGGSATDLPKMTPEMAAKFNVIDTFDTHANIPTHFANVDAAAKAAGKIAMISVGWDPGMFSLNRVYANAILPDGKDYTFWGKGVSQGHSDAVRRIKGVKNAKQYTCPVPEALEAVRSGSMPELTTRQKHTRLCYVVLEEGADAAYVENEIKTMKNYFDEYDTTVNFISEEEFNANHSGLAHGGFVIRTGKTGMNNEHTHVIEYSLKLDSNPEFTTAAVIAFARAALRMKAEGKTGCFTVLDVPPAYLSEQSGEELRAHLL; this is translated from the coding sequence ATGGCAAAAATCGCTATTCTCGGTTATGGTAACTTGGGCCGCGGCATCGAATGCGCAGTCAAGAAGACTAAGGACATGGAACTGGTTGCAGTGTTCACCCGTCGTGATCCCGCTACTGTCAAGATTCAGACCCCGAACATTCCCGTTCTCAACGTCTCTGAAATCGAAAAGTGGGCCGACAAGATCGACATGCTGGTGATCTGCGGCGGTAGCGCTACTGACCTTCCCAAGATGACTCCGGAAATGGCTGCCAAGTTCAACGTTATCGATACTTTCGACACCCACGCCAACATTCCTACTCACTTTGCAAACGTTGATGCTGCCGCCAAGGCTGCAGGCAAGATTGCCATGATCTCCGTGGGTTGGGATCCGGGTATGTTCTCCCTGAACCGCGTCTATGCAAACGCAATCCTCCCTGATGGCAAGGATTACACCTTCTGGGGCAAGGGCGTTTCTCAGGGTCACTCCGACGCTGTCCGCCGCATCAAGGGCGTGAAGAACGCCAAGCAGTACACCTGCCCGGTTCCGGAAGCTCTTGAAGCTGTCCGTAGCGGTTCCATGCCTGAACTGACCACCCGTCAGAAGCACACCCGCCTTTGCTATGTGGTTCTTGAAGAAGGCGCAGATGCAGCCTACGTCGAAAACGAAATCAAGACCATGAAGAACTACTTCGATGAATACGACACCACCGTAAACTTCATCAGCGAAGAAGAATTCAATGCAAACCACAGCGGTCTCGCTCACGGTGGTTTCGTGATTCGTACCGGCAAGACCGGCATGAACAACGAACACACCCACGTGATCGAATACAGCCTGAAGCTGGACTCCAATCCGGAATTCACTACTGCTGCAGTGATCGCGTTTGCCCGCGCAGCACTTCGCATGAAGGCTGAAGGCAAGACCGGTTGCTTCACCGTTCTCGATGTTCCTCCTGCATACCTGAGCGAACAGAGCGGCGAAGAACTCCGCGCACACTTGCTGTAA
- a CDS encoding nucleotidyltransferase family protein — translation MKKTIMINKKINNFLQFSLKLIPDVQDKLSPAEWLELFDFAVKQSMLGIFYSGVERLPADLRPPMELVFRWSFETERIRGLGKKMSEISSELTRLFAEQGRRSVILKGCANGVLYPDPELRQSSDVDIWIDGSREETLELIKKLGLQDGMTVGEHDAQLAPKHFLVPVEIHFKACSGNRNPFSNRRLQKFLEGELVHVPSCETTLKEGRFNVPTMTFAMAMQLSHIQRHFLTLGIGLRQLVDYFFLLKSSTKAERSEFGNHLADLGLKHTAGALMWALHEMLGLEPEYFVCPPDERRGRALLDEAFASGDFERHFDRRGRSVFVWWLRNKVRLLKMLSFDFVEVAWQLFFMVVGFVFYIPKRLKMADDMEKM, via the coding sequence TTGAAAAAAACGATCATGATTAATAAAAAAATCAACAACTTTCTTCAATTTAGCTTGAAGCTTATCCCAGATGTTCAGGATAAACTTTCCCCGGCTGAATGGCTGGAGTTGTTTGATTTTGCTGTAAAGCAATCGATGCTGGGGATTTTTTATTCCGGGGTGGAACGATTGCCCGCGGATTTAAGGCCGCCAATGGAATTGGTCTTTCGATGGTCTTTTGAAACGGAACGTATCCGCGGCCTTGGCAAGAAAATGTCTGAAATTTCATCGGAGTTGACAAGGCTTTTTGCGGAGCAGGGGCGCCGCAGCGTTATCCTGAAGGGTTGTGCAAATGGTGTTCTGTATCCTGACCCAGAACTTAGGCAGTCTAGTGATGTCGATATCTGGATAGATGGATCCCGAGAAGAAACTCTTGAACTGATAAAAAAACTTGGCCTGCAAGATGGCATGACGGTCGGGGAACATGATGCACAGCTTGCGCCCAAACACTTCTTGGTGCCAGTGGAAATTCATTTTAAGGCTTGCTCTGGCAACAGGAATCCCTTTTCCAATCGGCGGTTGCAGAAATTCCTGGAAGGGGAGCTCGTGCATGTTCCTTCTTGCGAAACGACCTTAAAAGAAGGGCGCTTTAATGTTCCGACAATGACGTTTGCTATGGCGATGCAGCTTTCCCACATTCAAAGGCATTTTCTAACCTTGGGAATAGGCTTGCGGCAGCTTGTGGACTATTTCTTTTTGCTTAAGTCGTCTACAAAGGCTGAACGTTCTGAATTTGGTAACCATCTTGCCGACTTGGGCTTGAAACATACCGCAGGGGCCCTGATGTGGGCTCTTCATGAAATGTTGGGCTTGGAACCGGAATATTTTGTGTGCCCTCCGGATGAACGTCGTGGCCGCGCTCTTTTAGACGAGGCGTTTGCTTCGGGCGACTTTGAACGTCATTTCGATAGGAGAGGCCGGTCTGTCTTTGTTTGGTGGTTGCGTAACAAGGTTCGCCTCTTGAAAATGCTCTCCTTTGATTTTGTAGAAGTTGCGTGGCAGCTTTTTTTCATGGTTGTAGGCTTTGTTTTTTACATTCCAAAACGCCTTAAGATGGCTGATGACATGGAGAAAATGTGA
- a CDS encoding Rpn family recombination-promoting nuclease/putative transposase, which translates to MNKKLHDSFCRGVLSHVPTFLELVHYLTTVDNELKNVVDLLDENSFVRIPGDYSNTETIGYADLAFLAKLKNSLGSPVQLSVGFLLEHKSYPDDGVMMQLRKYNYHLMFEHMAENAGKGIPSIAIILYNGREIWNPLTKEVAAYPKEFQKFMLPFKGMMLDVEDVSDEAVEKFGPRLAALICSLKYARAPDANRASFSHIVDRVHTELPKEESLDILRQMDVYLNGWVFQNFMEAFKMDFIRPNYRTVGDVRFDEGVESHAVETARKMLAKNKPMEEIIEFSGLTEDRIHEIQAEMQKS; encoded by the coding sequence ATGAATAAAAAACTTCACGACTCCTTTTGCAGGGGAGTTCTTTCCCATGTTCCAACATTTTTGGAACTGGTCCACTACCTTACAACCGTCGACAACGAATTAAAGAATGTCGTCGATCTTCTTGACGAAAATTCCTTTGTTCGCATTCCCGGGGATTACAGCAACACGGAAACCATCGGTTATGCAGATCTCGCGTTCCTTGCCAAGCTGAAAAATTCCCTTGGAAGTCCTGTTCAGCTCAGCGTAGGATTTTTGCTGGAACACAAGTCATACCCCGACGACGGTGTGATGATGCAGCTCCGCAAGTACAATTATCACCTGATGTTTGAACACATGGCGGAAAATGCAGGTAAGGGAATTCCTTCCATCGCAATCATTCTTTACAACGGTAGGGAAATCTGGAACCCCTTGACTAAAGAGGTCGCCGCCTATCCAAAAGAGTTTCAGAAGTTTATGCTTCCGTTCAAAGGGATGATGCTTGATGTAGAAGATGTGTCAGACGAGGCTGTTGAAAAATTCGGGCCACGGCTTGCAGCGCTCATTTGCTCGTTGAAGTACGCTCGAGCCCCTGATGCAAACCGGGCATCGTTCAGTCATATTGTCGATAGAGTGCATACAGAACTTCCCAAAGAAGAGTCCCTTGACATTCTTCGTCAAATGGATGTATATTTGAATGGATGGGTTTTCCAAAATTTCATGGAGGCATTTAAAATGGACTTTATTCGACCTAATTACAGAACCGTTGGCGATGTCCGGTTTGACGAAGGCGTAGAAAGTCATGCCGTGGAAACCGCCCGAAAGATGCTTGCCAAGAATAAGCCTATGGAAGAAATCATTGAATTCTCTGGGCTCACCGAAGATCGCATCCATGAAATTCAGGCGGAAATGCAAAAATCGTAA